Proteins encoded within one genomic window of Fragaria vesca subsp. vesca linkage group LG1, FraVesHawaii_1.0, whole genome shotgun sequence:
- the LOC101295949 gene encoding F-box/kelch-repeat protein At3g06240-like, producing the protein METSNSSSSFSIASKDLPCEIIEEILLQLPVKSLLRFKCVSKSWLNLISDHKFIKSHLHQSTKQHPPHDHDGACGDGVSNTHLMLSSTSLIHSLHLQLPNTTQEEQVPAATTDAEVVLESIVEYPVTSTVRRPSVKDIKIVGSCNGLLCLVLDSQHMIIYNPSTRHVQEVPCPEETVVGKDYFYGFGYDSRNDDCKIVRATSSSRDGNFVTQLDIFTLKTNAWRTKTKALPFYFMSSLVGTLLNGALHWAVRRGINISPTADSDDHDHRPFGIVSFDLTEETYKEVPLPCDGDKQFSFYGLGVLGGCLSMLHSPHGSDYQVWVMKEYGVKASWSVFTTIPQKMEDSKEYIGLMSLLCVLKNGEILMMLHNHKKVVIYNPGQRKFRTIFSGEIGSSRVALYLETLVSPKIYAPSSSSPCILAA; encoded by the coding sequence ATGGAAACAAGCAACAGCAGCAGCTCATTTTCCATTGCTAGCAAAGATCTTCCTTGCGAGATCATAGAGGAAATTCTGCTCCAGCTGCCTGTCAAGTCGCTGCTCCGTTTCAAATGCGTAAGCAAATCGTGGCTTAATCTCATCTCCGACCACAAATTCATCAAGTCACACCTTCACCAGTCCACCAAACAACACCCTCCTCATGATCATGATGGTGCCTGTGGTGATGGAGTTTCAAACACACATCTCATGCTCTCCTCCACATCTCTCATTCACTCCCTCCACCTGCAGCTACCCAATACCACACAAGAAGAACAAGTCCCAGCTGCGACTACTGATGCAGAAGTTGTACTCGAATCCATTGTTGAGTATCCGGTGACGTCGACGGTGAGGCGGCCATCTGTCAAAGACATCAAGATCGTCGGTTCCTGCAACGGTTTGCTGTGCTTGGTTCTCGACTCCCAACACATGATCATATACAACCCCTCCACCAGGCATGTTCAGGAAGTCCCCTGCCCGGAGGAAACTGTAGTCGGTAAAGATTACTTCTACGGTTTCGGTTATGATTCTCGCAACGACGACTGTAAGATAGTGAGGGCCACTTCTTCAAGTAGGGATGGCAATTTCGTCACCCAACTCGACATCTTTACTTTGAAGACCAATGCTTGGAGGACAAAAACCAAAGCCCTACCCTTTTATTTCATGTCCAGCTTGGTTGGTACCCTTCTCAATGGGGCTCTACACTGGGCTGTCCGTCGAGGAATCAACATCAGTCCTACCGCTGACAGCGATGACCATGACCACAGACCTTTCGGGATCGTCTCCTTTGATCTGACGGAGGAGACCTACAAAGAGGTGCCGCTGCCGTGTGACGGTGACAAGCAATTCTCGTTCTACGGGTTGGGGGTGTTAGGAGGGTGTCTGAGTATGCTCCACAGCCCCCATGGGTCTGATTATCAAGTGTGGGTTATGAAGGAGTATGGAGTCAAGGCGTCTTGGAGCGTGTTCACAACCATCCCACAGAAGATGGAGGATTCTAAGGAATACATAGGACTGATGTCTCTTTTGTGCGTTTTGAAGAACGGTGAAATTCTTATGATGTTGCACAACCACAAGAAGGTTGTGATATATAATCCCGGACAGAGGAAATTCCGAACCATATTCAGCGGTGAAATAGGCTCTTCCCGAGTGGCCTTATACCTCGAGACTCTAGTTTCACCAAAGATATATGCACCATCCTCATCATCACCATGCATCCTAGCTGCTTAG
- the LOC101302685 gene encoding polygalacturonase-like codes for MANHRSLILLSFLFIFIYSAIAKAVTYSVTTLGAKPDGKTDSTKAFLSAWAKACASVKPPVIYVPAGRFLLRNAVFSGPCKNSRITFRIAGTLVAPSDYRVIGNAGNWLLFQHVNGVTISGGILDGQGTGLWACKNSGKSCPSGATTLSFSNSNNIVVKGLVSLNSQMFHIVVNGCHNVKMQGVKVSASGNSPNTDGIHVQMSSGVTILNSKISTGDDCVSIGPGTSNLWIENVACGPGHGISIGSLGKDLKEAGVQNVTVKTVTFTNTQNGVRIKSWGRASTGFARNILFQHCVMNNVQNPVVVDQKYCPDNKGCPGEVSGVKISDVTYQDIHGTSATEVAVKFDCSSKYPCSRIRLENVKLTYKNEAALASCSNAGGTSAGTVQPTSCL; via the exons ATGGCAAACCACAGAAGCCTCATTCTCCTCTCTTTCCTATTCATTTTCATCTACTCAGCCATTGCCAAGGCAGTCACTTACAGCGTGACCACCTTAGGAGCCAAACCAGATGGCAAGACCGACTCGACTAAGGCCTTCCTCTCTGCATGGGCTAAAGCTTGTGCCTCGGTGAAACCCCCTGTGATTTACGTGCCGGCTGGGAGGTTCTTGCTGCGCAATGCCGTCTTCAGCGGTCCGTGCAAGAACAGCCGCATCACCTTCCGCATTGCTGGCACCCTCGTTGCTCCCTCAGATTACCGGGTCATCGGAAATGCCGGCAATTGGCTCCTATTTCAGCACGTCAACGGGGTCACCATTTCAGGTGGAATTCTTGACGGTCAAGGCACTGGCTTGTGGGCTTGCAAGAACTCCGGCAAGAGTTGCCCCAGCGGAGCAACG ACATTGAGTTTTTCCAACTCCAACAACATTGTGGTTAAAGGATTGGTATCTCTAAACAGCCAAATGTTTCACATAGTCGTCAACGGTTGCCATAACGTGAAAATGCAAGGGGTTAAAGTATCCGCCTCCGGCAACAGCCCTAACACCGACGGCATCCATGTTCAGATGTCCTCAGGCGTTACCATTCTCAACTCAAAGATCTCTACAGGCGACGATTGCGTCTCCATTGGTCCCGGCACTTCTAACTTGTGGATTGAAAATGTTGCATGCGGACCGGGTCATGGAATTAG CATCGGGAGTCTTGGCAAAGACCTAAAGGAAGCTGGTGTGCAAAATGTAACGGTGAAAACAGTGACATTCACTAATACACAAAACGGTGTGAGGATCAAGTCCTGGGGGAGGGCTAGTACTGGATTTGCCAGGAACATTCTTTTCCAACATTGTGTCATGAACAACGTTCAAAATCCGGTCGTCGTCGATCAAAAATATTGTCCCGACAACAAAGGCTGCCCTGGTGAG GTTTCTGGAGTTAAAATCAGTGATGTGACATATCAAGACATTCATGGCACTTCGGCAACCGAAGTGGCAGTGAAATTCGATTGTAGTTCAAAGTACCCATGTAGCCGAATCAGATTGGAGAATGTGAAGCTCACATACAAGAACGAAGCAGCTCTAGCTTCTTGTAGCAATGCTGGTGGAACCTCTGCGGGTACCGTGCAGCCTACAAGTTGTCTATAG